A genomic segment from Corylus avellana chromosome ca5, CavTom2PMs-1.0 encodes:
- the LOC132181761 gene encoding TMV resistance protein N-like, translated as MKILECKRTKGQHVLPLFYNLDPSEVRNQTNSVGEAFVKHGERFKNDENKVHGWKTVLTEAANLSGKLLGNRNEPEFIHEIIEWVNSILVKKTDLQVARYPVGIESLLQDMKLLLDIENIVSKQMVGIFGTAGVGKTTLAKAIYNSIASQFEGCCFLENIRETSSQTGLIHLQNKLLSKILECSSIIVDNVDQGITLIEQRLCLKRILLVLDDVDHSDQIEKIVGNCDWFDLGSRVIITTRDAHLLTKYQALTYRVRELDHYKALQLFSYHAFNKDSPDDGYVEVTNDVINYAGGLPLALVVLGSALKDTVCFFKGKEVGYVTKILGSCGIKELMDRRLITESNKLLEMHDLLQEMDREIVRQESPKEPGKRSRLWFHEDVRNVLEGNTGTNKVEGILINLPEEEVIRLSPKVFKKMKRLRIFINNNARIFEKPTFLSNELRVLYWPKYPGEFLPSTFCGKNIVILSMPHSHLNELEGVQKLVGAMGGVAFVVALPVVR; from the exons ATGAAGATCCTTGAGTGTAAAAGAACAAAGGGGCAACACGTTTTACCATTGTTTTATAATCTAGATCCGTCGGAAGTACGGAATCAAACCAATAGTGTCGGAGAAGCATTTGTCAAACATGGAGAGAGGTTCAAGAATGATGAAAATAAGGTACATGGGTGGAAGACAGTTCTAACAGAAGCGGCCAATTTGTCCGGAAAGCTTTTGGGAAACAG GAACGAACCAGAATTTATTCACGAAATTATTGAATGGGtgaattcaatattagtaaaaaagACAGACTTGCAAGTTGCCCGGTATCCGGTTGGAATAGAGTCCCTTTTACAAGATATGAAGTTGCTTTTAGATATAGAGAACATTGTCAGTAAACAAATGGTAGGGATCTTCGGAACTGCTGGAGTTGGTAAGACAACTCTTGCCAAAGCCATTTACAACTCGATTGCTTCTCAGTTTGAAGgttgttgttttcttgaaaacattagaGAAACTTCCAGCCAAACGGGTCTGATCcatttgcaaaataaacttctttctaagATCCTAGAATGTTCAAGTATAATAGTTGACaatgttgatcaaggaattacttTGATAGAGCAGAGGCTTTGCCTAAAAAGAATACTTCTCGTTCTTGATGACGTGGATCATTCAGACCAAATAGAAaagattgttggaaattgtGATTGGTTTGATTTAGGAAGTAGAGtcatcataacaacaagagatgCACATTTACTAACTAAGTATCAAGCTTTAACCTACAGGGTGAGAGAATTGGATCACTACAAAGCTCTTCAGCTCTTTAGTTATCATGCGTTCAATAAAGATAGCCCTGATGATGGTTATGTGGAAGTCACAAACGATGTAATAAATTATGCCGGAGGATTACCACTAGCTTTAGTAGTGCTAGGCTCAGCTCTTAAAG ACACCGTGTGTTTCTTCAAAGGAAAGGAGGTAGGATATGTCACAAAAATACTAGGTAGTTGTGGCATCAAAGAGCTAATGGACAGGCGTCTGATAACTGAGTCTAACAAATTATTGGAGATGCATGACTTATTGCAAGAAATGGatagagaaattgttcgacaagaatcacccAAAGAACCTGGCAAGCGTAGTagattgtggtttcatgaagatgttcGTAATGTTCTAGAAGGAAACACG GGAACAAACAAAGTTGAGGGCATATTGATAAATTTGCCCGAAGAAGAAGTGATACGCTTGAGTCCCAAAGtcttcaagaaaatgaaaaggctTAGAATTTTTATAAACAATAATGCACGCATTTTTGAAAAGCCTACTTTTCTTTCTAATGAATTAAGAGTGCTTTATTGGCCTAAATATCCCGGAGAATTTTTGCCATCTACTTTTTGTGGAAAGAACATTGTCATTCTAAGCATGCCTCATAGCCATCTCAATGAATTGGAGGGAGTCCag AAACTAGTGGGGGCAATGGGGGGTGTAGCCTTTGTGGTGGCGCTACCTGTTGTCCGTTGA